The Culex pipiens pallens isolate TS chromosome 2, TS_CPP_V2, whole genome shotgun sequence DNA window agaaagaaagtctaAATTAaagttcgatgcatcaaccacatcgatcaaaactttcaaaacaaacacccaTTTCAgtatacatcagttggctggcgcgcatcctggagatcgacgagaaaaatgcaagaataacatcaaagtgtcacactcacacatgacacgcaacaggagaaaaaaaacaaaggaggcccaccaccaagtgtgtggagcagctagctgtcctttttttcccccagccttgacgtcgataaagcagttttttttgttcgagctttcggtgaggcattaaatcggcatcactgtgcgccacttgaaatatttctcaagggaaaagtgctgatttaatgttttgaagcattatttgctggtattaaatgccaatataatgctgatttaatgccgctatttagtgcctcgcggttacttgggtggGGCATGGTGTCAAGGGTAAAGTGGGCATCGTGGGTTTATTTTTTCGTAGAGGTTCAAGGCAGGAAGGAGCCACGATGAATCATCTCCCGGGGAACTTTCTTCCCGCACACAAACTTGACACACATATTATTAGTTTGACGGTGGTATTGTGTGCTGCAGCAGCCAGCAACATATGCAAATCTTTTCAGCTTTAGAAACGCAATTTCGCCATCGAAGGGGGTGAGCGATGTGAGCACCATGTTGGCTTGTGATAAAGGGTTGACTGATTAGTCACGATGTCAcggaaagcttaaaaaaaattaatattgtaAATTTATGATTGAATTTTTGTCATATATTTAATTTCCTTGATTCTCTCAATTTAATCTTGTAGAAAAATATTGAAGGTATGGCAACCTTGTCTTACATTatatcagggtggccactcaagtcggaaaATCGGGAAAGTTAAGAAATAGTCGGGAATTCGAAAAAATCCGCTAAAAAttgggaaaagtcgggaatttgtgattttttgtcaaaaagtcggaaaaagtcgggaaaccCAAGCATACttgttaaatattattttctaactcttgaataatgctgtacactcaacccccggtggttggtcactttttcgtttgacacttttttactttgtacccgttggttggtcaaagttaaactaaaaagtgacgaactgtcactttttacacggcgctcacacacactttcaaaacaaacgtttggtagtgtgtgtgaactccgtgtaaaggggtgtcaaactaaaaagtggaaAGTTCGTTTGACaatagttggtgtcaaaccatcggggtttgagtgtaatattttgcacaattttcaaattaaattcactcaattcttctttagtaacttacttAAAATGGAAGGTtactttcactatttcaatttatttgataATGAAAAATCTCTGTAAGACATTAAAAAACCTTATTAATGTTGGAGGcttttgacacagattttcgttacattttttatgaatcaaaagattttcattcatttttgtttataaaaccaAGAGCAAACAATTATTTTAAGAATAGAGTCAATaagcatttttaaatgtaaattcactaagtcatttgaaatatttatttccaAATGTTTCCCTTGAACTTTTATGGGAGTATTGGTGAATCTATAGATAAAGCATGACTTCCAGTAaacggaaaacttaaatattgaataaaatccaatcgttgttcgtccatgttgaatgaaaaaaaaaattaaaatcatgaacataaaaattgaaaatgcaataaaaaacaaGACATCAAAGCTGCTGCAAATGCAAGAAAACTtggtttatatattttaaaaaccatttaaaaaaataaaatatataaaaaaataatatttaatatttttaataaatttaaaataaattaagaatacaattttaaattcagttatctttaactatttgccatttccagttgaaacgaaatataaaaaaaaaactattcgattgccaattttaaaaataaacatttaaattgtaGTATTGTTAGGCatttggttaatttttcaaacactaattgtttatgtttctactctgaatcaaataattaatgctcccatttttttattttttttttaaggcatTTGTGATAAGTTgctgttttcaaagaaaattgtcaatagtttgatttagtatttttttcgatggttaataatgattttttatgaagagttttttgtttgaaatcattctttagattaGAAATACCTATTATTTCAGTTTctgaaaaaatcgggaaaaagtatgtattataaattaaataattaaatactaATCACATTTTCCATACGAGTTTGTATGGGGAAGTCACTTTTGATTTATTGCCAAATTGAGCATATAAGCTATTAAAATGCTTTATGTCAATATTATAGACGTATTGACCAATTTTTAGCGATAAATTTGGTAGCAATAACAAGTTTAGAGCTTTCTGTatcccagattttttttaatttgttctgAGCgagtttaaatatatattttcaactgctcaacattcaaatctggttttgctcgctcaaaacaTCTCTGAGTTACGATAATTTCATAATAACAGATTGCAGGGCAAAACATTGACCAAACGAGTTTCTCTCTTTTTTCGATGTTATCTCTGCTTTGCTCTCGTTTGCTCGAGAGAGCAAGAGTACGAACTGTagaaattgaaacaagttgatAAACTTAGAGAAATGTGAgctatacttattttttttaaattgatttttaaaatgcaaccaTCTGTTCAACACACTTTTGTGCCGCCGTGACCGTGAATTTCCCCTGCCCGTGAAAGGTCACCAAGCGCCACGCATAACCGTGTGTACTCGCGCAATTTACACACTACTGGCTGCAAAGAGATTCTTTATTTGCCACTTTATCAAttctgcgacgacgacgaacaCCGACTCGTCTCTTTGCAATGTTCGTTGTATTAGTTCACTCGTTCGATAGTTTTCATGTTGTGCTGTTTGAGCTGATTTATCACTTTCCGATGCGATACTATTTCGCTTTGGTTTGCACTTTAGAGagggggagagagagagagagagaggcgcGCACTAAATGCACGTAATAGTTGGCAAGATTGTTGTTTTCCAACTGGTGCACACATTGAATGAGAGAAATAGAGTTGGACAGGGGCCGGCTTTTTTCTCAGAATGTGATGACATTGGAAATAAACCTGATAAGAGTTCCCCCCCTCCCCATCCCACACTACTAAAAGGTTGGGATTAGTGATGGCGATTCCTGGAATCGAACACTAACGGGAAGTTTGTGGGTGGTTGAAGAGTCGACTGGAAGGAGGCTAACCAACCAAAGTTGACTTGCAGTAGAAATGACGTGGTTTAGTGGGGACTACCAACACACTTTCTCTGGATCAATATTCCGCTCCGAACAGAAGCTTCAAGAGCATGGTTTGAATAACTAATTTAGCCTATCTGGAAGGCAGGTTAATGGTCTCGTGGTTGCAATTCGGATTATTTCCATTGGTTAAatcaaatacagtccagactccatTATCTGAAGCCTCcattatccgatgtttcgattatccaaaggtttctataggacttcgaataatcgaatcacaaacttttttttttcttgttttaaacatcaaattcgagttctgcgaccttaAGCTGTGGtccttaagctcgacaataaaaaaatagacaacgaaaaaaattgttttcgtgattcgattatccgaagtaaaatcgagtctggactgtaaaaatAATACTcaggattttttatattttccatgcccaatacaaatttatttaaaaaggcATGTTTTCCCTCCTCTcaccttatttaatttttttcctaagAAATCAGGGGCTTAAAAATATCTTAATAAAGATTTAAGAAGTAAAACCCTACACAATCACCTGTAtccagcctcgattatccgaaatccgtggaaaaaaatcacttcggataatcgagccttcgaaatttttcgccgtatgATTTTTGATTGATGATCTTGAATTACacaaaagtgatttagaatttttaaatccaagatggtggccaaaatggcgatagTTAAATAGTGAGAAAAATCTTttggtaatttaataggcaatcaaccaatcgttatttttcaattataatgaaaatgaacgaaaaaaatattaaattgaatactcttgtttttttaactaaattttttaatatttttttttatacatatttcAAATGTCAGGAGTTCAAATCCCGAGGTGGAAGGCTTCTAAGTGCAAAATAAGTTTGCAttataacttttaaatttattgggaatttttatgttttgctatCTTTACAGTTAAAAtctacttaaccctctactgcccaaatttcttttcgaatatttttatttttcccgtgttctggaggtcattttgagcaacttttgttctacgaaaaactttacttctcttgttttatctttttcttgtttaatttttagtattttaatttgcatttatcttgttaagtttatgtttgttttcggtagtatttggcctagtctaccacctcctatcattacatcttgcctatctattttttttcatgttttaacagtaactttttcaattttttgcatgtttttcacatattctgctataaaattgcaccattatcatttaaattgtaaataaatgcgtagaggcatagtctgaggcactagaaaaaatactgcatacttctttttacttaaagtataggaaatgttagtaaaaaacacagccaaagttgacccctaaaaaaatgacatttttaaaaacattggcgaagtcacattaaacaagtaaaacttccaacccataaattttctaaaattttaagagttcttctttccaatgctttttaaagatcaaaaattggttgaaaaattgatttttggcgattttttaaatcaaagcccgtctaaaggcggggttgggttgtacagGGTTAAGTCAATTGTAAACGTTAAGCTcattccaaaaatggtttataatttttttacgaaattatAGTCACATATCAACTATCACATTCATGCATTcaataaattgattttcaacaattttttttttttgttgtattatcGGGGGTTTAAGCATGGATGAATCATTATAGTTTTATTAacggaaaaaaacataaatttaaacttatttttttaagaattattaaATCGCATTACAGATTAGTCAAAGCGCcgttttacatgatcattcaaaatgggtccgtgGGCCAAAAAAATAACCTCACGGGCagcgtttggcccgcgggccatactttggtcacccctatTATCACTCGAgtgtacagtagggtgcccagaaaaaatgacccctgctccacaagcggaaaacagtttattgagttattttaagcatctgcaaattttgagcaaaattggttgatgttaacccattgatacccgagcctaaagttggtgaaaaaaatgtttttcatacaaaaatgacttttttgaatcgataataacttttttggatcgagttttacagctttggtttgttctacaaagttgtagagcattaaatgttcaaagagaatctcacttttggggaTATTTGGATGGACGTAGCGTACCCTGCAAACCAATCCGTAAGAAATTtggattttccatacattttttcgatttttcccatacaaatttcaccttcgaatatcaatgggtaaatgttgaccgattttgctcatatttggcccagagtcctaaaatagctcaaggaacaatattcagcttgtggagcgaggttttgagaaaaagtcccatattctgggcaccctagtgtacaGTTTCTGTTtacgaaaatatgaaaatatatttttttagtaatattactAACGGATACGGATATCTTCTAAAATTAAGGTCAAAGATGGTGTCATTCACTCTTGGGACAGTGTATGtgaatgatggttctgaattcagggtccagaaatagtaaattgaataGACAAATTAATCAccatatgtaaaatgcttctacaaataacacaaagaaaaacattttttgattgatacattctgaatcaagatttgaatgtttttctaaaacaaacatggccgctaAATGGCCGACCAGGAATTATACCTAGCGCCTTAACTGCATAAATTTACatggtttatttaaaagtttacaaTGAATTTCATTTAAGCTTTAAAAATATGACTTACGGTACTAAAAAATGTCTCCGAATTCGACATGATAAAGACCAAATTAATataggattattttttaataggtcctataaacatataaaacacattagcttataggaccttctcaaaaaaaaaaaaaaaaaactctagaaatcatGTGGCGGAGGCACAGAAGAAATATGGAATTTATACAGCAGAttcaagctttttattttcatatgaAGCTTAGCTAaaaactctcaagacatattccgtgtgcatgacgaagcctgattttgaaattaggccgttgcaaatattttttgaagtttatgtttctcgtctctggccaaagtcgagggTGGGGGGcgaacgaataaaaaaaaaataaaaattgagattACAAACCATGGTATTGACattcgaatgaaaaaaaagtgttttaaaacgcattttacacctgcctagATGTTTTGtaatctttagttttcaaaatatcaaagtaaatattggcaaaaaaaaaatttgtcgaaaaaaaaatctttttgcagtaATTCCGGGattcctaaaaaaaacaatattgttgATCAATCgcaaatatgctaaatatgattttaaacgcaggaaaatcattaggctggtacaaattttatttaaagtttttgtctccgtCATTTTATcagtaaaaaatcaattcacaatttcgtattTCTTATGACccaatagagttttggagttcctttcaactataaTTTGTAGTTTAGTtctttttgatgtaattggatattctaacaaagGATATGGCAAGAGAAGGGAAAAAACCTTCGAGATTAAATGTGCATTTTAATACCctgaaaacaaataacaaaaaaatgtttagacattttgacatttttgccgatttacatgtatgtaaccccttaagcataTATCTGAggcaggggcgccgactagtccaaaatgttgggggggtacggttgttttccgaaatcgataggtaagagtggcgattagatgttaaagtttcttgtacatcacaaattttaattattttattacgatgtgatacgatttttttcatccggaatcattttttttagaaaataataatttattaaaacgtgattgagaatgttaattagggggaattttttatatgtttggaaggcgaattccttctcattggcatattctcacttattttctagaagtaccgtaaactggggcgactttgatagcccggggtgacattgatagaaatttgatttggccgctaattttgatacatccaatgtaacagtaatatttttgcatatatgttcggtaataagctatcccttaatgcttatacatgctcaaaattctcaaaaatgtttagatattaatttgacgggcatttgaaaaacctatcaaagtcaccccgggctatcaaagtcaccccagtttacggcaacagtcaataataaaaataatcagatatttagaaattcaacaatacaaatattctaaaaataaaaacaaaagtaaaaagcaaaaatttagatcttcagaaatttaaaaatacaactacacatttaaaaaaacacccatttttcaaatctgcaattcagaaaaaaaaataacagatacaaaaaattcaatattacaaaattttaaaaaataatagtatAAAAAATTCTAGGGTTAAAAAAACTCATGGcttgaaaatgttaagaaatcaaaagcaggtattcagaaatttgaacaatcaaaaatttagaaataacaataaaattcgatgtttaaaaaaatcgaaaatttaaaactaatgatgcatcaaataattttttaagaatttaagaatttgagaatttaagaatttaagaatttaagaatttaagaatttaagaatttaagaattcaagaatttaagaatttaagaatttaagaatttaagaatttaagaatttaagaatttaagaatttaagaatttaagaatttaagaatttaagaatttaagaatttaagaatttaagaatttaagaatttaagaatttaagaatttaagaatttaagaatttaagaatttaagaatttaagaatttaagaatttaagaatttaagaatttaagaatttaagaatttaagaatttaagaatttaagaatttaagaatttaagaatttaagaatttaagaatttaagaatttaagaatttaagaatttaagaatttaagaatttaagaatttaagaatttaagaatttaagaatttaagaatttaagaatttaagaatttaagaatttaagaatttaagaatttaagaatttaagaatttaagaatttaagaatttaagaatttaagaatttaagaatttaagaatttaagaatttaagaatttaagaatttaagaatttaagaatttaagaatttaagaatttaagaatttaagaatttaagaatttaagaatttaagaatttaagaatttaagaatttaagaatttaagaatttaagaatttaagaatttaagaatttaagaatttaagaatttaagaatttaagaatttaagaatttaagaatttaagaatttaagaatttaagaatttaagaatttaagaatttaagaatttaagaatttaagaatttaagaatttaagaatttaagaatttaagaatttaagaatttaagaatttaagagtttaagaatttaagaatttaagaatttaagaatttaggaatttaggaatcttagaattttagaattttagaattttagaattttagaattttagaattttagaattttagaattttagaattttagaattttagaattttaggatttgagaattttagaattttagaattttagaattttagaattttagaattttagaattttagaattttagaattttagaattttagagttttagagttttagaattttagagttctataatttcagaatttcagaattttagagttttagaatttaagaatacgaacaaacacgttttaaaatggattcccaataaattcccaaaaaatgctgatttcctgaaaatgttatatttttagtattattcTCTACTCCCCGATTTTTAGGCATATTTTTTGAGGGTGCAGTTAAAATTTCTACtgcctttttatttttctttaatcgATCATTAATTGCAGAAGGCgatacatttgtttttttttagattataaTGTGGAATTGTCTCAGATTAGGTTTTAATTTGTCGGTTTCTCATTAAAGCGGTgctctagttttcaaaaatttactttttttgaaacaattgtattttttggctaaaaatggtaaatttatatgtaaatcttttcaaatcctttctaaaataacccaaaaaattatcgaatttattagcatttttgtaaatgtaaagtAGTCAACAAATGAccgttttgaaaagtgtttcagtttatattcgctaaatcctaatctacaatggcaaatcgcagactgttgcgtttgaaaacttgattattgttttcgcaagagtttgcgtaagtttgattgtagatgaagtgctatgggaaaagtacattggttttgtttttggaacaacatgcacagatagaaatcttatgagcaaatccgtaaaatctatgttgacgacatctctcaaatcattcaccgatgcctctgtgctcttgtactaagcttactgattttcctagagagcacagtggtattgataaaacgttgtcgatttagaaaaaaagcatctaaatccagaaaattgtaaacgatttcgttcaaaaaatttcagcgatttcgaaaacaacaaatgtttctgaactattttacggattcgcttacaagaattctatccgtgtgtacaaacaatgttccatttaagttttaattattatttttaattatttccttttttttatatttgatataagaacatttttcttccaaaatttctgggggggcacaatgtatgggctgcccccccagccaaattttaggggggggcaaaaagtaccgtgcccccccagagtcggcgcccctgatcTGAGGTATGTAATTCAATCGCTGAGCATTGGCTTTCGTCTGCCATAAGGTGCCCAGAAAACATGTCCCTACTGTTCCACAAAAAGAAAACtctttttttgggttatttaaaGCATCTGTGCTAATTTTGAGCGgctgaagttggtgaaaaacatacatacatacaaaaattattcgCATTTAACTTTGGTAGATCAAGTTGTACAGCTTTGGTCTGCTCCACAAAATtgtaaatcataaaatttcctaTGATaatctttgttttgtttgttttgagtaCACTCGAAATGCAAAACACAAATCGAAGCGGCCAGCCATGCTGCGTTGCGTTTACTGCAGTGAGGATTCTGTGAACTAAACAAATTTCACTGAATCATTCATTCAAAATCGTTATAATTTTATTCGTGAAAATACATTTGTGATTCTGCAGTATAAGTGCTacttttatttgtgttttgagCCATAAATAATGTCTTTTATTTAATACATATTATACATTATTAATCTTTTTTCAGTACCGTCTGATCCAACATCAACAACTCCCGCTGTAATTGACGATAAGAACACTACAACGGTAAGTTTGTCAATCTTCAAGCAAAAAGCGTCAACTAATTCATGAAATCCCTCTGATCCCCAGGTCGCTCCTGACAACACCACAACAACGACCACCCCCAAGCCGACCCCGGATAACAACACTACCACCACAACGCCgtcgacaacaacaacaacctccACAACGGTGAAACCCACGCCAGTTCCGGACAACAACACAACCACAACGACAGCCCCAACACCTGCTCCGTCGCCAACCCCAGTTCCGGACAACACGACCACCACAACGGCCGCTCCCCCCTCTCCATCCCCATCTCCGGTAACGACCACCACGCCGGCGCCCGCCCCCGGACCGGTTCCGCACTGCAAGCGCTTCGACGGGTACTCCTTCGTCGGCGGAATGATCCTCGCGTACGGTTCCCTCGCGATCGCGCTCGTCCTCTGGAAGTTCTACAAGGCCCGCACCGAGCGGAACTACCACACGCTGTAAGAAGGGGGTGGCGAGGTAAGAGCGGGAGAGAGCGGGACGGAAGTGTTTTTCATTCTAGACCAAAAAACTACACTACACTAAACTACACTAACAACAAGTCTTACTATAAACTGAACAGAATCTTTGATTATCACGCTGATTATTTCCTAATTTTGAATCTCAAAGTGAACATAACCTCAAACTCAACACGAGGACAGTTACAGACAAAAACATTGCTTGCGAAACTAAGATAAAAACTtaacttttttgttgaaaatttctcaaaaacgaTAGTATTAAGatgaaagagaaagagagttgCTCAACTAAAACAAACTAGTGAGCGGATTtccccttgaaaaaaaaaatctgtatctgaaacactgaaaaagttgataaataaaacaaacaaaaaactgcacttTGTGTTGATTGATTGCAACATCAAAAAGATATTCAAAAGTTTCAATGTGTGAGCTCTAAAGTGAATAATTTGAGAAATTGGTGGTCGTTGAATTCTTGCGCCGTTCCGAAGACAACCCAGCGTTGTGTTGGGGTAAGGTGTCTGACTAGCGATTCAAAGGGAACGAGTTTGAATCTACTCGGAAAccactatttttgttttttatcagAAATCTAAtctcagtgattttttttattatttcaaacttatgcaaaaccttcaaattcatttttttacacgTTAAATAAACACTAAAACAACGGCATTTAACAAAAGTTGCAATACATTAGAGAAAAGACAAAAAGCGTGAAACAGCAACCTTAAACGAGGAAATATCTTATTGGAAAATAATGGTCTTATagcaattcaaaattaagaatataaaaATTAGGCATTTCATTAAATTGGTTGCTTATTGGCTGTCTAGCATTGCCAAAAAAAGTCGTAAGAACattgaaaatgcaaaatatatttaGAAATCAAGTGAGACAAAAAAATCTAGAtcatattttgaaaagaaaaagtaACGGAAAAACAATTCTGGATTTTATCCAGTGCACTGCAGAATTGTAA harbors:
- the LOC120431050 gene encoding adipocyte plasma membrane-associated protein Hemomucin produces the protein MTPSRFALVVGVSCLMMATVAWGTDQAAAAVPSDPTSTTPAVIDDKNTTTVAPDNTTTTTTPKPTPDNNTTTTTPSTTTTTSTTVKPTPVPDNNTTTTTAPTPAPSPTPVPDNTTTTTAAPPSPSPSPVTTTTPAPAPGPVPHCKRFDGYSFVGGMILAYGSLAIALVLWKFYKARTERNYHTL